In Haloimpatiens massiliensis, the following are encoded in one genomic region:
- a CDS encoding flagellar FlbD family protein produces MIQLTKMTHKKFILNAEHIQEIEEVPETLITLINGKKYIVLESVDSVVNEVIKYKRKIFSGDL; encoded by the coding sequence ATGATTCAACTTACAAAAATGACCCATAAGAAATTTATATTAAATGCGGAACATATTCAAGAAATAGAAGAAGTTCCAGAGACTCTTATTACCCTTATTAATGGTAAGAAGTATATTGTATTAGAAAGTGTGGATTCTGTTGTTAATGAAGTAATAAAATACAAAAGAAAGATATTTTCAGGTGATTTGTAG
- a CDS encoding flagellar hook protein FlgE: MLRSMYSGISGMRVNQTKLDVTGNNIANVGTTAFKGSRVRFQDMLSQSMSEAIGPGRNQGGVNPRQVGLGVQLAGIDTLMSQGMMQPTGRILDVGVDGEGYFIVGRGPIPETNASGIKVDPNEHTMNGNGMQVSFTRDGSFTLDHRGNLLTSDGYRIMGYAVTLKDANGNNMGANSIEYSANGVCNFVDVDSENGIKATDTLVPLRIPEAIYVKAEVLNNNADATKNTKLNYTGTVDATLDKDKFPTIGIDSGDNKYKGTQDAKIEIKWVKDSADPSKGTFNVFVNGKNYGKAEEFNNKTDITNAAKDEGLCKILGDTKLNIDVSKLPSDTSTPAITDEQKKYSWSYVLSSEGDKKVTSFSIEKDGVIKATLDDGKVSALGQIAMASFRNTSGLKKLGKNMYQNTANSGEPNIRSGIGSNPMIDNSDGYGDMMQGMLEMSNIDLAEQFTDMIVASRAFQASGKMITTGDEILQDIINLKR, from the coding sequence ATGTTAAGATCAATGTATTCAGGTATTAGCGGAATGAGAGTTAATCAAACCAAGCTTGATGTTACAGGTAATAATATAGCTAATGTTGGAACTACAGCATTTAAAGGTTCTAGGGTTAGATTTCAAGATATGTTAAGTCAAAGTATGAGTGAAGCAATAGGACCTGGAAGAAATCAGGGAGGTGTTAACCCTAGACAAGTTGGTCTTGGAGTTCAACTAGCAGGAATAGACACTTTGATGAGTCAAGGAATGATGCAGCCTACAGGAAGAATTCTTGATGTAGGAGTTGATGGAGAGGGATATTTTATAGTAGGAAGAGGTCCTATTCCAGAAACTAATGCTTCAGGTATAAAAGTAGATCCAAATGAACATACAATGAATGGTAATGGAATGCAAGTTAGCTTTACAAGAGATGGTTCCTTCACACTAGACCATAGAGGGAATTTATTAACTTCAGATGGATATAGAATTATGGGGTATGCAGTAACCCTTAAAGATGCCAATGGAAATAATATGGGAGCAAATAGTATAGAGTATAGTGCTAATGGAGTTTGTAATTTTGTAGATGTGGATTCGGAAAATGGGATAAAAGCTACAGATACATTAGTACCACTTAGAATACCAGAGGCTATATATGTAAAAGCTGAAGTACTAAATAATAATGCTGATGCTACTAAAAATACAAAATTAAATTACACAGGCACCGTAGATGCTACTTTAGATAAGGACAAATTTCCTACTATAGGTATAGATAGTGGGGATAACAAGTATAAAGGGACACAAGATGCAAAAATAGAGATTAAATGGGTAAAGGATTCTGCAGATCCTTCAAAAGGTACCTTTAATGTATTTGTAAATGGAAAAAATTATGGGAAAGCAGAAGAGTTTAATAATAAAACAGATATAACAAATGCTGCAAAAGATGAAGGATTGTGTAAAATACTGGGAGATACTAAATTAAATATAGATGTAAGTAAATTACCATCAGATACATCAACTCCAGCAATAACTGATGAACAAAAGAAATATAGTTGGTCATATGTTTTATCATCAGAAGGAGACAAAAAAGTAACTAGTTTCTCTATAGAAAAAGATGGTGTCATAAAAGCTACTCTTGATGATGGTAAGGTTTCAGCTCTTGGACAAATAGCCATGGCTAGCTTTAGAAATACAAGTGGGTTAAAAAAATTAGGTAAAAATATGTATCAAAATACTGCTAACTCTGGAGAACCTAATATAAGAAGTGGAATAGGCAGTAATCCAATGATAGATAATAGTGATGGCTATGGAGATATGATGCAGGGAATGTTAGAAATGTCAAATATAGACTTAGCAGAACAATTTACAGATATGATAGTAGCTAGTAGAGCTTTTCAAGCCAGTGGTAAAATGATAACTACAGGAGATGAGATACTACAAGATATTATTAATTTAAAGAGATAA
- a CDS encoding TIGR02530 family flagellar biosynthesis protein gives MGYRVVNGKLYPVENLNAPFNGSKSCYNDKRKVDVNFKQILEKAIDRENGFTISNHASKRLESRKIKFSEKDMEKINNAINKACEKDGRECLILYKDTALITNIKNRTIITAVPKEEMSVFTNLDTVVLI, from the coding sequence GCTATATCCCGTAGAAAATTTGAACGCTCCTTTCAATGGCAGCAAAAGTTGTTATAACGATAAGAGAAAAGTAGATGTAAATTTTAAGCAAATATTAGAAAAAGCCATAGATAGAGAAAATGGATTTACTATATCTAATCATGCATCTAAAAGATTGGAGAGTAGAAAAATAAAATTTTCTGAAAAGGATATGGAGAAGATAAACAATGCTATAAATAAAGCTTGTGAAAAAGATGGAAGAGAATGTTTAATATTGTACAAAGACACTGCTCTAATAACTAATATAAAAAACAGAACAATAATAACAGCAGTGCCTAAGGAAGAAATGAGCGTATTTACAAATTTAGATACTGTAGTACTAATATAA